One region of Tachysurus fulvidraco isolate hzauxx_2018 chromosome 9, HZAU_PFXX_2.0, whole genome shotgun sequence genomic DNA includes:
- the il20ra gene encoding interleukin-20 receptor subunit alpha isoform X3, with amino-acid sequence MIQLLPATLCVLLTVSCVRANEELPAPQDVHFHSVNLRNTVRWSSGTADTQGTSYTVEYAIYGDAVEVEGSEQVVWRPVQQCTDVTQTECDVTEQTGDTEEEYYVRVRANGPEGRSEWTETDRRLRLADTVLGPPQVNVSVVEGKLQVKLSGPFRWRKPEKKRQSMFNIFPHMFYNISVYNNSSKLEQHFLQTKKLLLHGPLEYNTEYCVRAEVVSLSLHLTNIQSDWICISTADGPFKYQMLLQMLGGIIPTSVCLFVLVVVLGFAYYYICGHKPRLPKSMVIHQDVDNDVENKLQTFQPEKHLPTINVIIINNTNLSMGESKCGFLGSFHGGVDIPKPLQLPEVSETIRGAYAVQNIPQTSEAEAESGSQSCRNSLKEDYCLVHQEDRNQLTRCPNNPQVVTSYMAQTEKTEQAQEGNEEEEEEEEFMQTTFCNWDRDTGQLQVDFPLLRSFRFETPETTETQTSRTTTHLPRRPDLTSVVVKQASEEAGDDDLLLMMEEQWDLQVQSSHE; translated from the exons ATGATTCAGCTTTTACCAGCGACTCTCTGCGTGCTCCTGACAG TGTCGTGTGTACGAGCAAATGAAGAGCTTCCTGCACCACAAGATGTTCATTTCCACTCTGTGAATCTGAGGAACACGGTGCGCTGGAGCTCAGGAACCGCCGACACCCAGGGAACCAGCTACACGGTGGAGTATGCAAT ATACGGAGATGCTGTGGAAGTAGAAGGAAGTGAGCAGGTGGTGTGGAGGCCGGTGCAGCAGTGCACtgatgtcacacagacagagtgtgacgtGACGGAACAGACTGGAGATACGGAGGAGGAATATTACGTCAGAGTGAGAGCTAACGGACCGGAAGGACGCTCGGAGTGgaccgagacagacagacggctCAGACTCGCAGACA CCGTTCTGGGACCTCCTCAGGTGAACGTATCTGTGGTGGAGGGCAAGCTTCAGGTGAAGCTGAGCGGCCCGTTCAGATGGAGGAAACCTGAAAAGAAGCGTCAGTCGATGTTTAACATCTTCCCTCACATGTTCTACAACATCAGCGTgtacaacaacagcagcaagcTTGAG CAGCACTTCCTGCAGACGAAGAAGCTCCTGCTGCACGGCCCCCTGGAGTATAACACAGAGTACTGCGTGAGGGCAGAAGTggtgtccctctctctccatctcaccaACATTCAGTCTGACTGGATCTGCATCTCCACCGCTGATG gcCCATTTAAATATCAGATGCTGCTGCAGATGTTAGGAGGCATTATTCCTacctctgtatgtctgtttgtcttaGTCGTAGTTCTAGGTTTCGCTTATTACTACATCTGCGGTCACAAACCGAGGCTGCCCAAGAGCATG GTCATTCATCAGGATGTAGACAATGATGTGGAAAATAAACTGCAGACATTCCAGCCAGAGAAACATCTTCCCACCATAAACGtgatcatcatcaacaacaccAACCTGAGCATGGGGGAATCAAAGTGCGGTTTCCTCGGGTCATTTCATGGTGGTGTCGACATTCCCAAGCCCTTGCAACTTCCTGAGGTGAGCGAAACAATAAGAGGAGCTTATGCAGTGCAGAACATCCCGCAGACCTCAGAAGCAGAAGCAGAATCGGGTTCACAAAGCTGTCGCAACTCTCTGAAAGAGGATTACTGCTTGGTACACCAGGAAGATAGGAACCAGCTCACCCGCTGCCCGAATAACCCCCAGGTGGTCACGTCATACATGGCACAGACTGAAAAGACAGAACAAGCACAGGAgggaaatgaagaagaagaagaggaagaagaattTATGCAAACTACTTTTTGTAACTGGGACCGAGATACCGGTCAGCTCCAGGTGGACTTCCCTCTGCTGAGAAGCTTCAGATTTGAGACACCTGAAACGACAGAGACGCAGACAAGCAGAACCACGACGCATCTGCCACGCCGTCCTGACCTCACCAGTGTGGTTGTCAAGCAAGCTTCAGAGGAGGCTGGAGATGATGACCTGCTCTTGATGATGGAAGAACAATGGGACCTGCAGGTCCAGAGCAGCCATGAATAG
- the cfap206 gene encoding cilia- and flagella-associated protein 206: MSRAQAESVIKNIIREIADQCMTKGQAVSETLTAFMVKAVVLDPQNHFNIDRTLTKQDVDKLIELCVNKLLDQMSPALDTIKMQVHFDMNYTSRREFVEEHQKVVQMRLLPVFREISDSRAKSRDGPDALYRRIVTYVILRSGLGSASDITNVQEATAALQSVFPPSELASFMSLLGRDKELQLNELTAIVTGIRLYNKDSGKGGESIEDLLAVLNKALPAATTDIERELEETQHLAWSYTALLENSSAHKLNMDLLTQALYNTRQHEAFLKLILADMFSCAKQVETHQTDLILRMRMLKNTIHTKTAVPTSQVFPQFMALAKLWAGLQDEALLLNMLRNVALSLKPFLSAQSQLLEKDQLDQMLEGESVRSDAERAAESSEERVDPKEIMGSEWILPTTTANFERLPLQYRGVCGYTLVEKNGLLLPGNPNVGILKHKEKYYSFSSKQAAYRFAFNPDKYIELIAERAKRSPELIQLLELHQQFARVTPYSQMQSGERLLVKPISKSESSTQTDTHLLESNLVRSYEWNEWELRRKALKLANLRSQVTRSMQTDLSHTRRHNATQTFAMKDSASQTKRDGSSNVPKPQIYLAVLRRGASPTAHMTKIDITRAVNE; encoded by the exons ATGTCTCGAGCACAGGCTGAAAGTGTTATTAAGAACATCATCCGTGAGATAGCAGATCAGTGCATGACGAAGGGCCAAGCTGTGTCTGAAACCCTCACTGCCTTCATG gtcaaAGCTGTGGTTTTGGACCCACAGAATCACTTTAACATCGACCGAACACTGACCAAGCAGGATGTGGACAAACTGATTGAG TTGTGTGTGAACAAACTGTTGGATCAGATGAGTCCTGCTTTGGACACCATTAAAATGCAGGTTCACTTCGATATGAATTACACGTCTCGAC GTGAGTTCGTGGAAGAGCACCAGAAGGTGGTGCAGATGCGTCTCCTGCCCGTGTTTCGGGAAATCTCAGACAGCAGAGCCAAGAGCCGAGACGGGCCGGACGCTCTGTACCGCAGGATAGTCACATATGTCATTTTACGCTCCGGCCTCGGCTCGGCCTCCGACATCACCAACGTACAAGAAGCCACAG ccGCTCTGCAGAGTGTTTTCCCCCCGTCAGAGCTGGCCTCCTTCATGTCTCTCCTCGGACGCGATAAAGAGCTGCAGCTGAATGAACTCACCGCGATCGTCACCGGGATTCGCCTCTACAACAAGGACAGCGGGAAGGGAGGAGAGAGCATCGAGGACC TTCTTGCCGTCCTGAACAAGGCTCTTCCTGCTGCCACCACGGATATAGAGCGTGAACTGGAAGAGACGCAACATTTAGCCTGGAGCTACACCGCTCTGCTGGAGAATAGCTCTGCACACAAATTAAACATGGACCTGCTCACACAGGCTCTATACAACACACGCCAACACGAAGCTTTCCTCAAATTAATCCTC GCAGACATGTTCTCCTGCGCAAAGCAAGTGGAGACTCATCAGACCGACCTCATATTGAGGATGAGGATGCTGAAGAACACAATTCACACCAAAACCGCCGTACCAACCTCCCAAGTGTTC CCTCAATTCATGGCATTGGCcaagctgtgggcggggcttcaaGACGAGGCACTGCTGCTGAACATGCTCAGGAACGTGGCTCTGAGCCTGAAGCCGTTCCTCTCGGCTCAGTCCCAGCTGCTGGAGAAAGATCAGCTGGATCAGATGCTGGAGGGTGAGAGCGTCAGATCTGATGCCGAGAGAGCTGCCGAGAGCTCAG AGGAGCGAGTGGATCCAAAGGAGATAATGGGCTCAGAGTGGATTCTGCCTACGACCACAGCTAACTTTGAGCGGCTCCCATTACAGTACAGAGGTGTTTGTGGATACACTCTGGTGGAGAAGAACGGCCTCCTGCTGCCAG gcaACCCGAACGTCGGCATCCTGAAGCACAAGGAGAAATACTACAGCTTCAGCTCCAAGCAGGCAGCGTATCGGTTCGCCTTCAACCCAGACAAGTACATCGAGCTGATAGCAGAAAGAGCCAAGAGATCTCCAGAGCTGATCCAGCTCCTCGAGCTTCATCAGCAGTTTGCCAGAGTGACTCCGTACTCTCAG ATGCAGTCAGGTGAAAGACTGCTGGTGAAACCCATCAGTAAAAGTGAGagcagcacacagacagacacacacctgctaGAGAGCAACTTGGTCAGATCTTATGAGTGGAACGAGTGGGAGCTGAGAAGAAAAGCCCTCAAACTG GCAAACCTGCGCAGCCAGGTAACTCGCTCCATGCAGACCGACCTGAGCCACACGAGGAGACACAACGCCACCCAGACGTTCGCAATGAAAGACTCCGCCAGCCAGACCAAGAGAGACGGCTCAAGTAACGTACCGAAACCTCAAATCTACCTGGCTGTGCTGAGAAGAGGAGCAAGTCCGACCGCTCACATGACCAAAATCGATATAACTAGAGCCGTGAACGAGTAA
- the il20ra gene encoding interleukin-20 receptor subunit alpha isoform X1 translates to MIQLLPATLCVLLTVSCVRANEELPAPQDVHFHSVNLRNTVRWSSGTADTQGTSYTVEYAIYGDAVEVEGSEQVVWRPVQQCTDVTQTECDVTEQTGDTEEEYYVRVRANGPEGRSEWTETDRRLRLADTVLGPPQVNVSVVEGKLQVKLSGPFRWRKPEKKRQSMFNIFPHMFYNISVYNNSSKLEQHFLQTKKLLLHGPLEYNTEYCVRAEVVSLSLHLTNIQSDWICISTADGPFKYQMLLQMLGGIIPTSVCLFVLVVVLGFAYYYICGHKPRLPKSMKVIHQDVDNDVENKLQTFQPEKHLPTINVIIINNTNLSMGESKCGFLGSFHGGVDIPKPLQLPEVSETIRGAYAVQNIPQTSEAEAESGSQSCRNSLKEDYCLVHQEDRNQLTRCPNNPQVVTSYMAQTEKTEQAQEGNEEEEEEEEFMQTTFCNWDRDTGQLQVDFPLLRSFRFETPETTETQTSRTTTHLPRRPDLTSVVVKQASEEAGDDDLLLMMEEQWDLQVQSSHE, encoded by the exons ATGATTCAGCTTTTACCAGCGACTCTCTGCGTGCTCCTGACAG TGTCGTGTGTACGAGCAAATGAAGAGCTTCCTGCACCACAAGATGTTCATTTCCACTCTGTGAATCTGAGGAACACGGTGCGCTGGAGCTCAGGAACCGCCGACACCCAGGGAACCAGCTACACGGTGGAGTATGCAAT ATACGGAGATGCTGTGGAAGTAGAAGGAAGTGAGCAGGTGGTGTGGAGGCCGGTGCAGCAGTGCACtgatgtcacacagacagagtgtgacgtGACGGAACAGACTGGAGATACGGAGGAGGAATATTACGTCAGAGTGAGAGCTAACGGACCGGAAGGACGCTCGGAGTGgaccgagacagacagacggctCAGACTCGCAGACA CCGTTCTGGGACCTCCTCAGGTGAACGTATCTGTGGTGGAGGGCAAGCTTCAGGTGAAGCTGAGCGGCCCGTTCAGATGGAGGAAACCTGAAAAGAAGCGTCAGTCGATGTTTAACATCTTCCCTCACATGTTCTACAACATCAGCGTgtacaacaacagcagcaagcTTGAG CAGCACTTCCTGCAGACGAAGAAGCTCCTGCTGCACGGCCCCCTGGAGTATAACACAGAGTACTGCGTGAGGGCAGAAGTggtgtccctctctctccatctcaccaACATTCAGTCTGACTGGATCTGCATCTCCACCGCTGATG gcCCATTTAAATATCAGATGCTGCTGCAGATGTTAGGAGGCATTATTCCTacctctgtatgtctgtttgtcttaGTCGTAGTTCTAGGTTTCGCTTATTACTACATCTGCGGTCACAAACCGAGGCTGCCCAAGAGCATG AAGGTCATTCATCAGGATGTAGACAATGATGTGGAAAATAAACTGCAGACATTCCAGCCAGAGAAACATCTTCCCACCATAAACGtgatcatcatcaacaacaccAACCTGAGCATGGGGGAATCAAAGTGCGGTTTCCTCGGGTCATTTCATGGTGGTGTCGACATTCCCAAGCCCTTGCAACTTCCTGAGGTGAGCGAAACAATAAGAGGAGCTTATGCAGTGCAGAACATCCCGCAGACCTCAGAAGCAGAAGCAGAATCGGGTTCACAAAGCTGTCGCAACTCTCTGAAAGAGGATTACTGCTTGGTACACCAGGAAGATAGGAACCAGCTCACCCGCTGCCCGAATAACCCCCAGGTGGTCACGTCATACATGGCACAGACTGAAAAGACAGAACAAGCACAGGAgggaaatgaagaagaagaagaggaagaagaattTATGCAAACTACTTTTTGTAACTGGGACCGAGATACCGGTCAGCTCCAGGTGGACTTCCCTCTGCTGAGAAGCTTCAGATTTGAGACACCTGAAACGACAGAGACGCAGACAAGCAGAACCACGACGCATCTGCCACGCCGTCCTGACCTCACCAGTGTGGTTGTCAAGCAAGCTTCAGAGGAGGCTGGAGATGATGACCTGCTCTTGATGATGGAAGAACAATGGGACCTGCAGGTCCAGAGCAGCCATGAATAG
- the il20ra gene encoding interleukin-20 receptor subunit alpha isoform X2 codes for MIQLLPATLCVLLTVSCVRANEELPAPQDVHFHSVNLRNTVRWSSGTADTQGTSYTVEYAIYGDAVEVEGSEQVVWRPVQQCTDVTQTECDVTEQTGDTEEEYYVRVRANGPEGRSEWTETDRRLRLADTVLGPPQVNVSVVEGKLQVKLSGPFRWRKPEKKRQSMFNIFPHMFYNISVYNNSSKLEHFLQTKKLLLHGPLEYNTEYCVRAEVVSLSLHLTNIQSDWICISTADGPFKYQMLLQMLGGIIPTSVCLFVLVVVLGFAYYYICGHKPRLPKSMKVIHQDVDNDVENKLQTFQPEKHLPTINVIIINNTNLSMGESKCGFLGSFHGGVDIPKPLQLPEVSETIRGAYAVQNIPQTSEAEAESGSQSCRNSLKEDYCLVHQEDRNQLTRCPNNPQVVTSYMAQTEKTEQAQEGNEEEEEEEEFMQTTFCNWDRDTGQLQVDFPLLRSFRFETPETTETQTSRTTTHLPRRPDLTSVVVKQASEEAGDDDLLLMMEEQWDLQVQSSHE; via the exons ATGATTCAGCTTTTACCAGCGACTCTCTGCGTGCTCCTGACAG TGTCGTGTGTACGAGCAAATGAAGAGCTTCCTGCACCACAAGATGTTCATTTCCACTCTGTGAATCTGAGGAACACGGTGCGCTGGAGCTCAGGAACCGCCGACACCCAGGGAACCAGCTACACGGTGGAGTATGCAAT ATACGGAGATGCTGTGGAAGTAGAAGGAAGTGAGCAGGTGGTGTGGAGGCCGGTGCAGCAGTGCACtgatgtcacacagacagagtgtgacgtGACGGAACAGACTGGAGATACGGAGGAGGAATATTACGTCAGAGTGAGAGCTAACGGACCGGAAGGACGCTCGGAGTGgaccgagacagacagacggctCAGACTCGCAGACA CCGTTCTGGGACCTCCTCAGGTGAACGTATCTGTGGTGGAGGGCAAGCTTCAGGTGAAGCTGAGCGGCCCGTTCAGATGGAGGAAACCTGAAAAGAAGCGTCAGTCGATGTTTAACATCTTCCCTCACATGTTCTACAACATCAGCGTgtacaacaacagcagcaagcTTGAG CACTTCCTGCAGACGAAGAAGCTCCTGCTGCACGGCCCCCTGGAGTATAACACAGAGTACTGCGTGAGGGCAGAAGTggtgtccctctctctccatctcaccaACATTCAGTCTGACTGGATCTGCATCTCCACCGCTGATG gcCCATTTAAATATCAGATGCTGCTGCAGATGTTAGGAGGCATTATTCCTacctctgtatgtctgtttgtcttaGTCGTAGTTCTAGGTTTCGCTTATTACTACATCTGCGGTCACAAACCGAGGCTGCCCAAGAGCATG AAGGTCATTCATCAGGATGTAGACAATGATGTGGAAAATAAACTGCAGACATTCCAGCCAGAGAAACATCTTCCCACCATAAACGtgatcatcatcaacaacaccAACCTGAGCATGGGGGAATCAAAGTGCGGTTTCCTCGGGTCATTTCATGGTGGTGTCGACATTCCCAAGCCCTTGCAACTTCCTGAGGTGAGCGAAACAATAAGAGGAGCTTATGCAGTGCAGAACATCCCGCAGACCTCAGAAGCAGAAGCAGAATCGGGTTCACAAAGCTGTCGCAACTCTCTGAAAGAGGATTACTGCTTGGTACACCAGGAAGATAGGAACCAGCTCACCCGCTGCCCGAATAACCCCCAGGTGGTCACGTCATACATGGCACAGACTGAAAAGACAGAACAAGCACAGGAgggaaatgaagaagaagaagaggaagaagaattTATGCAAACTACTTTTTGTAACTGGGACCGAGATACCGGTCAGCTCCAGGTGGACTTCCCTCTGCTGAGAAGCTTCAGATTTGAGACACCTGAAACGACAGAGACGCAGACAAGCAGAACCACGACGCATCTGCCACGCCGTCCTGACCTCACCAGTGTGGTTGTCAAGCAAGCTTCAGAGGAGGCTGGAGATGATGACCTGCTCTTGATGATGGAAGAACAATGGGACCTGCAGGTCCAGAGCAGCCATGAATAG